In Spirochaetota bacterium, a single genomic region encodes these proteins:
- a CDS encoding AraC family transcriptional regulator, whose translation MQPRHIRVDTKGFFFTVSRHTLSRDFEMHTHNVTELVVVIGGVAEHHINDARHVVRRGDVYVVNPGTAHAFSRTEGTVIYNLSYPATLPADIAPELARIPGYQSLFVIGPRSHAASGFACRLMLSTHDLAVLERKIETLWAELRGKEPGYEALVKAYFTDILAFLSRRYVPASSAPAAGTYYKAAHAASFLESNFSDNITLAGAAKAVGLSVRHLTRLFGECFGVSPIDYLLRVRISRAADMLRSSDASVSDIAYDCGFSDSNYFTRMFRRETGTTPVRYRMNARLDTAAR comes from the coding sequence ATGCAGCCCCGGCACATACGCGTGGACACGAAGGGTTTTTTCTTCACCGTCTCACGCCATACGCTCTCGCGCGACTTTGAGATGCACACCCATAATGTCACCGAACTTGTCGTCGTCATCGGCGGTGTTGCCGAACATCATATCAACGATGCACGCCATGTGGTCCGGCGCGGCGATGTTTATGTCGTCAATCCGGGCACGGCGCACGCCTTCAGCAGGACCGAGGGGACTGTCATTTACAATCTTTCATATCCGGCCACGCTCCCGGCGGACATTGCCCCGGAACTTGCCCGTATTCCCGGGTATCAGTCGCTTTTCGTGATCGGCCCGCGGTCGCATGCTGCCAGCGGATTCGCCTGCCGTCTCATGCTTTCCACGCATGATCTTGCCGTGCTTGAACGGAAGATCGAAACGCTCTGGGCTGAGCTCCGCGGAAAAGAGCCGGGATATGAGGCGCTCGTTAAGGCGTATTTCACCGATATCCTTGCCTTTCTTTCACGGCGCTATGTACCCGCATCATCTGCACCCGCGGCGGGGACGTACTACAAAGCGGCGCATGCTGCGAGTTTCCTTGAATCGAATTTTTCAGATAATATAACCCTTGCCGGTGCGGCAAAGGCAGTCGGTCTCTCGGTGCGCCATCTCACGCGTCTTTTCGGAGAATGCTTCGGTGTAAGCCCCATCGATTATCTCCTTCGTGTGCGCATCTCCCGCGCGGCGGACATGCTCCGAAGCAGCGATGCGAGCGTAAGCGATATCGCCTATGATTGCGGTTTCTCGGACAGCAATTATTTCACGCGCATGTTCAGGCGCGAAACGGGAACGACGCCCGTGCGCTACCGGATGAACGCCCGGCTCGATACGGCAGCGCGGTAG
- a CDS encoding alpha-L-fucosidase — protein MNVPSPTRAQTAWLTLRYGMFVSFGMNTFAGCSWGDGRVPAANFDPTHLDTDQWMEVAAEAGMKYAVLTAKHHDGFCLWPTRHTEYCVRNSPGRPDVVGRFAESCRKAGIRAGLYYSLWDRNFPNYEDDAAYCDLMFAQIEELLTQYGDVIELWFDGAWDKDHPTRTWQFDETWERERTPGYSRGERWRWRELYEMIHRLQPDCLVVNNTSSDRPGAIKYLPVDIRTSEHFNFIYRGRRVDTRMDPVFIDEQGGKNWIAMEYCTSLNPEWFFIEGRYYPHPSALAIADWLRTARNAGGNLLLNVGPDKQGSIPEYHRPFLRDAAHLSM, from the coding sequence ATGAACGTCCCGTCTCCTACCCGCGCACAGACAGCATGGCTCACACTCAGGTACGGCATGTTCGTAAGCTTCGGGATGAACACCTTTGCCGGCTGCAGTTGGGGCGACGGCAGGGTCCCGGCTGCGAACTTTGACCCGACACACTTGGACACCGATCAGTGGATGGAAGTCGCCGCCGAGGCCGGTATGAAGTATGCCGTGCTGACAGCGAAACACCATGACGGCTTCTGCCTGTGGCCGACACGCCATACCGAATATTGTGTACGCAACAGCCCCGGCAGGCCGGATGTCGTCGGCCGCTTTGCGGAGAGCTGCCGCAAGGCGGGTATACGCGCCGGGCTTTATTATTCATTGTGGGACCGTAATTTCCCGAACTACGAAGATGATGCCGCCTACTGCGATCTCATGTTCGCGCAGATAGAGGAGCTCCTCACGCAGTACGGCGATGTGATCGAACTGTGGTTCGACGGGGCGTGGGACAAGGATCACCCGACCCGCACCTGGCAATTCGATGAAACCTGGGAACGCGAGCGCACCCCCGGCTACAGCCGCGGAGAACGCTGGCGCTGGCGCGAGCTGTACGAAATGATACACCGCCTGCAGCCGGATTGTCTGGTCGTCAACAATACATCGAGCGATAGGCCGGGCGCGATCAAGTATCTGCCGGTGGACATTCGTACCTCAGAGCATTTCAACTTCATTTACCGAGGCCGCCGGGTAGATACGCGCATGGACCCTGTTTTTATCGACGAGCAAGGCGGTAAAAACTGGATCGCGATGGAGTACTGCACCAGCCTCAATCCGGAATGGTTCTTCATTGAGGGGCGTTATTATCCGCATCCATCCGCTCTCGCTATTGCCGATTGGCTTCGTACGGCGCGCAATGCCGGCGGGAATTTGCTGCTCAATGTCGGCCCTGACAAACAGGGATCGATACCGGAATATCACCGCCCATTCCTGCGTGACGCCGCGCATTTGAGCATGTAA
- a CDS encoding glycoside hydrolase family 130 protein: MHKRTLSIPSYARVPGNPVITPDPASVFDCPMRGRPIQWEALHTFNPAAVVRDGKVHLLYRAEDNTGAMKIGAHTSRLGIAVSDDGINFRREKEPVVFPDSTQKEYEWDGGCEDPRLVEMEDGTYVLTYTQWNRKLPRLAIATSRDLRAWTKHGPAFSGADRDRHSKSGAIVCALKNDRLIAAKVNGKYVMYWGEQNISCAVSDDGIHWDAGDVVLPKREDMFDASITEGGPSAVLTDDGIVVIYNGSARGNYPLSDIRNRYAAGCAIFDADDTKRCLARTDEPFFKPEASYELSGQYVAGDIFFEGMVYFKGKWFIYYGAADSCVAVAVADALPSLAG, encoded by the coding sequence ATGCACAAGCGGACACTTTCGATACCGTCATATGCGCGTGTTCCCGGCAACCCTGTCATTACACCGGATCCGGCATCCGTATTCGACTGCCCCATGCGCGGACGTCCGATACAATGGGAAGCGCTGCACACGTTCAATCCCGCCGCAGTGGTAAGGGACGGGAAAGTACATCTTCTCTACCGCGCCGAGGACAATACCGGAGCGATGAAGATCGGGGCGCACACCTCACGTCTCGGCATAGCGGTAAGCGACGACGGCATCAATTTCCGCCGCGAGAAAGAACCGGTAGTATTCCCCGACAGCACGCAGAAGGAATATGAATGGGACGGCGGCTGCGAAGACCCGCGCCTTGTGGAGATGGAGGACGGCACGTATGTCCTTACTTATACGCAGTGGAACCGTAAGCTCCCGCGCCTGGCAATTGCAACATCACGCGATCTTCGTGCCTGGACAAAGCACGGTCCTGCATTCTCCGGGGCTGATCGTGACCGTCATTCAAAATCAGGCGCCATTGTCTGTGCATTGAAAAATGACCGTCTCATCGCCGCGAAGGTCAACGGAAAGTATGTCATGTACTGGGGCGAACAGAATATCTCCTGCGCCGTTTCCGATGACGGAATCCATTGGGATGCAGGCGATGTCGTCCTTCCCAAGCGTGAAGACATGTTCGATGCATCCATTACTGAGGGCGGTCCTTCTGCGGTCTTGACCGATGACGGCATCGTCGTCATCTATAACGGAAGCGCCCGCGGGAATTATCCTCTCTCTGATATACGTAACCGCTATGCTGCCGGATGTGCGATATTTGATGCGGACGACACAAAGCGCTGCCTCGCCCGCACGGATGAGCCGTTCTTCAAACCCGAGGCATCGTACGAATTGTCGGGACAATACGTCGCCGGTGACATCTTTTTCGAAGGCATGGTCTATTTCAAAGGGAAATGGTTCATCTACTACGGCGCTGCGGACTCCTGTGTTGCCGTTGCTGTCGCGGATGCATTGCCGTCCCTTGCGGGCTGA
- a CDS encoding LamG-like jellyroll fold domain-containing protein, giving the protein MMIRAIITGALMASALITAHAADEGLAAWWGFEDSNGDIVKDRSGNGIDAAVIGTASWVAGRHGGGLKLSGNTYVDCGTSEKIDFTSDFSISFWIKAEPVSGGSGWTGLVSRYESTKGFDINLMTGTGNFEIGARGTPQIVAAKIGTPVIDDTWHHIVVVFTKAGFTLYQDGKRTAEKSGTWGPASTAAKFLIGKRAGVGSFTGVIDEVRVFSRALSENEAAEEFTFIPSAAVQKKPAPSAAAGSANKFLTAPDGTPLIMPTLGKEGVITAGDKMLVLSKGGFNYQVNGLEMFRLRLLWGDKSCYGEANEKTTVSADVNVEKREIIVRGKTGCPARPDAAFEMRAVIEDDGRIRIKTKFIDVGDWQFYRFFGLRFNKAVMDGLAYRDGGEVMTIGAAKAPKLTSGTVEFFTDKPDYAISFTPKGAHDLRDERPAQIDYWLTVNAEQETEVVIDMRKVSAAKAQSLKTETTDDSDPYQVAKYNRVELPNYKASRNLIQNPSFEEGLHGWEMGGVGYNIADPDHAREWLRVVSNESQHGLSSARIQLRKQTDPNFIPMPGTISPYTFQPIPGKKYTFSFYAKADEPTGVTMIIVTKNWGKWMHDKYFGVGTSWQRYTTTFTATDSPGALTLGIGWSAGAIVPKMTTPLVNIYIDSIQLEQAESASEFTVKPVSISLEGTGEVQYLNDAKQLSVTLINNTSVGRTVDAKVIVRDYYKREVFTKSLAGVPLASAGRHTALIDVPDAMDYVGAYSIKVVTKDSSGLEDYDFFRVMVINPFTKERLLSMKNRLIFSWGNPVPVSHAARARELGLGAFQTGGMFPVPKELYQAFDDEGILMMTGIFGDNHTTDRGTGIFSIFTNLRFETSLESPTMKRMFDSLPEYFRTFKHHKYWKYMNEPYMDRLTIPSIYNPKTHVEMMERVYGILKKEIPDAVVYSSDPWENHENARRWLGLILKNGGAKYFDILATHPYRAKPEQPDLEKDTEALIAMADENGFKGDIWYTEGGLYARNNIPKLGILPTKPLSEDGIRFSRFTGDIIGDRVGYSLAMRSFLTTLRYSDRVKMFLYWTSAYAMDHITGVPTELGTLVNYAANILGNAKFVRAYDYAKTTRTYVFDNGEGRGIAVLWDWDDALERRERAPYRFRLADAAKLKMTDSFGRPLAVDIKDGSAVFDIDFQPHYIRAKSVGDLTTALDRSRIEFREDEIIDAALSMSEARTLSITVNNRDTKVFSGEFAGTVNGISIKESLSIPPLAAKAITADVSSSIDRTKARFAVNVAGAVIANGKSSRDVRTSIPVLICERAKGSITIDGDLSDWKGYRPIPMGHDRADVIEFAKGAYGGMDDISAAAYLTYDDENLYLALDVKDNAHRQSKSGGGMWTGDSVQIFLDPFRDGTAERPNMYEDYAYIFGKGSAGDEVFRNLTPEKQVAFLENAVSEKGVDIKVVRDEAGKRTVYELRFPKKYIIPVPLKKGVIGLGIMINDADAADEKGNDARKSGVTTAPGKEFWKQPQNLSQCVFE; this is encoded by the coding sequence ATGATGATCCGGGCGATCATTACCGGTGCGCTTATGGCTTCGGCCTTGATCACGGCACATGCAGCGGATGAAGGACTTGCCGCATGGTGGGGCTTTGAAGATTCGAACGGGGATATCGTCAAGGACCGTTCGGGGAACGGCATTGACGCTGCTGTCATAGGCACGGCTTCCTGGGTAGCCGGACGTCATGGCGGCGGACTGAAGCTCAGCGGCAATACATATGTCGATTGCGGTACGTCGGAAAAGATCGACTTTACATCGGATTTTTCCATATCGTTCTGGATAAAGGCAGAGCCGGTCTCCGGCGGCAGCGGCTGGACGGGGCTGGTGAGCCGATACGAATCAACAAAGGGTTTTGACATCAATCTCATGACGGGCACCGGTAATTTCGAGATCGGGGCGCGTGGTACGCCGCAGATCGTCGCGGCGAAGATCGGGACACCGGTCATCGATGATACCTGGCATCACATAGTCGTTGTGTTCACGAAAGCCGGTTTCACGCTCTATCAGGACGGCAAGCGGACGGCGGAGAAGAGCGGGACATGGGGGCCGGCGAGCACAGCAGCGAAATTCCTTATCGGCAAACGCGCCGGGGTTGGCTCATTCACCGGCGTCATCGATGAGGTGCGCGTGTTCAGCCGCGCGCTTTCTGAGAACGAGGCTGCCGAGGAATTCACCTTTATTCCGTCAGCGGCTGTTCAGAAAAAACCGGCCCCCTCCGCGGCCGCAGGATCGGCGAATAAATTCCTTACCGCACCCGACGGAACACCGCTCATCATGCCGACGCTCGGCAAGGAAGGGGTGATAACCGCCGGTGATAAAATGCTTGTCCTGTCCAAGGGCGGCTTCAATTACCAGGTGAACGGCCTTGAGATGTTCCGTCTGCGGCTCCTGTGGGGCGATAAGTCCTGTTACGGAGAAGCGAACGAGAAGACGACCGTCTCTGCTGATGTGAACGTGGAAAAGCGCGAGATCATCGTACGCGGCAAGACCGGCTGCCCGGCACGGCCGGATGCGGCCTTCGAGATGCGCGCTGTCATCGAGGATGACGGGCGTATCCGCATCAAAACAAAGTTCATCGATGTCGGCGACTGGCAGTTCTACCGCTTCTTCGGACTGCGTTTCAACAAAGCGGTCATGGACGGTCTTGCCTACCGCGACGGCGGCGAGGTCATGACCATCGGTGCGGCGAAAGCGCCGAAACTTACATCGGGGACGGTGGAATTCTTCACCGACAAGCCGGATTATGCTATATCGTTCACCCCGAAGGGTGCGCATGACCTCCGCGATGAACGCCCGGCGCAGATAGACTATTGGCTTACGGTGAACGCTGAACAGGAGACCGAGGTCGTCATCGACATGCGCAAAGTGAGCGCGGCAAAGGCACAGTCTCTCAAAACGGAAACGACCGATGACAGTGATCCGTATCAGGTGGCGAAATATAACCGCGTGGAATTGCCGAACTACAAGGCGTCGCGCAATCTCATACAGAACCCGAGTTTTGAAGAGGGACTGCACGGCTGGGAAATGGGCGGCGTTGGATACAATATCGCCGATCCGGACCATGCGCGAGAATGGCTGCGTGTCGTATCCAATGAGTCGCAGCATGGGCTCTCATCGGCGCGCATACAGCTTCGCAAACAGACCGATCCGAATTTCATACCTATGCCGGGGACGATATCACCGTATACATTCCAGCCCATCCCCGGGAAAAAGTACACGTTCAGTTTCTACGCGAAAGCCGATGAGCCCACCGGCGTGACGATGATAATAGTCACCAAGAACTGGGGCAAGTGGATGCACGATAAATATTTCGGCGTCGGCACGTCCTGGCAGCGGTATACGACGACGTTCACCGCTACCGATTCGCCGGGAGCACTCACGCTCGGCATCGGCTGGTCCGCGGGAGCCATAGTCCCGAAGATGACAACACCCCTTGTGAACATCTATATCGATTCCATCCAGCTGGAGCAAGCCGAATCGGCGAGCGAGTTCACCGTCAAGCCCGTGTCCATATCACTTGAAGGCACGGGCGAGGTGCAGTACCTGAACGACGCGAAGCAGCTATCCGTGACGCTCATCAACAATACGTCCGTGGGCCGCACGGTCGACGCAAAGGTCATCGTACGCGATTACTATAAGCGCGAGGTGTTCACGAAGTCGCTTGCTGGTGTTCCTCTTGCGTCCGCGGGCAGGCACACCGCACTGATAGATGTCCCCGATGCCATGGACTATGTCGGTGCATACAGCATCAAGGTCGTTACGAAAGATTCATCCGGTCTTGAGGACTATGATTTCTTCCGCGTCATGGTCATCAACCCGTTCACCAAAGAACGCCTTCTTTCAATGAAGAACCGCCTCATCTTTTCCTGGGGCAATCCGGTACCCGTATCGCATGCGGCACGGGCGCGCGAGCTCGGTCTCGGCGCATTCCAGACCGGCGGCATGTTCCCGGTGCCCAAAGAGCTTTATCAGGCGTTCGATGATGAAGGCATACTGATGATGACCGGCATATTCGGCGACAATCATACGACCGACCGCGGGACGGGGATATTCTCCATATTCACCAATCTCCGCTTCGAGACATCGCTCGAGAGCCCCACGATGAAACGCATGTTCGATTCGCTCCCCGAATATTTCCGCACGTTCAAGCATCACAAGTACTGGAAGTACATGAATGAGCCGTACATGGACAGGCTTACGATACCGAGCATTTACAATCCGAAGACGCATGTTGAGATGATGGAACGCGTCTACGGCATACTGAAAAAAGAGATACCCGATGCCGTCGTCTATTCATCCGACCCGTGGGAGAACCATGAGAATGCGCGGCGCTGGCTCGGCCTTATTCTCAAGAACGGCGGTGCGAAATATTTCGATATACTCGCGACACATCCCTACCGCGCAAAACCCGAACAGCCCGATCTTGAGAAGGACACCGAGGCGCTCATTGCCATGGCCGATGAGAACGGTTTTAAGGGCGATATATGGTACACCGAGGGCGGGCTGTATGCGCGCAATAATATCCCGAAGCTCGGCATTCTGCCGACGAAGCCCTTGAGCGAGGACGGCATACGCTTCTCGCGCTTTACCGGCGACATCATCGGCGACCGTGTGGGGTATTCGCTCGCGATGCGTAGCTTTCTTACTACGCTCCGTTACAGCGACCGCGTGAAGATGTTCCTCTACTGGACAAGCGCCTATGCAATGGACCATATCACTGGTGTTCCCACCGAGCTCGGCACGCTCGTGAACTATGCGGCGAACATCCTCGGCAACGCGAAATTCGTCCGGGCATACGATTATGCGAAGACGACACGTACCTATGTGTTCGATAACGGCGAGGGCCGCGGCATTGCCGTGCTCTGGGACTGGGACGATGCGCTTGAACGCCGTGAACGTGCGCCGTACCGTTTCCGCCTTGCCGACGCGGCGAAGCTCAAGATGACCGATTCGTTCGGCAGACCGCTTGCCGTCGACATAAAGGACGGGAGCGCGGTGTTCGATATCGATTTCCAGCCGCACTACATTCGCGCCAAAAGTGTGGGCGATCTCACGACGGCGCTCGACCGTTCGCGCATCGAATTCCGCGAGGATGAGATCATCGATGCTGCGCTTAGCATGAGCGAGGCGCGCACGCTTTCAATTACCGTCAATAATCGCGACACGAAAGTGTTCTCCGGGGAATTTGCCGGTACGGTGAACGGCATAAGCATAAAGGAAAGCCTCTCGATACCGCCGCTCGCTGCGAAAGCGATCACCGCTGACGTGTCCTCGTCAATTGACAGAACGAAGGCGCGCTTTGCGGTGAACGTTGCCGGGGCGGTGATCGCGAACGGGAAGTCCTCCCGTGATGTGAGGACATCGATACCGGTGCTTATCTGCGAGCGGGCGAAGGGAAGCATCACTATTGACGGCGACCTTTCTGACTGGAAGGGATATCGCCCGATACCGATGGGACATGATCGGGCTGATGTGATCGAGTTCGCAAAAGGCGCATATGGCGGCATGGACGATATATCCGCAGCGGCATATCTCACCTATGACGATGAGAACCTGTATCTTGCGCTCGATGTGAAGGATAACGCCCACCGTCAGTCGAAGTCCGGCGGCGGCATGTGGACTGGCGACAGCGTGCAGATCTTTCTCGATCCGTTCAGGGACGGCACGGCAGAACGTCCGAACATGTATGAGGATTACGCCTATATCTTCGGCAAGGGCAGCGCCGGCGACGAAGTGTTCAGGAATCTCACGCCGGAAAAACAGGTCGCCTTCCTCGAGAACGCCGTCAGCGAAAAGGGCGTTGACATCAAGGTCGTTCGCGATGAGGCGGGAAAACGCACGGTGTACGAGCTTCGTTTCCCGAAGAAATACATCATACCGGTGCCGCTCAAAAAAGGCGTTATAGGGCTCGGCATTATGATCAATGATGCCGATGCAGCCGATGAAAAAGGGAATGATGCGCGGAAGTCGGGCGTGACAACAGCGCCGGGAAAGGAATTCTGGAAACAGCCGCAGAACCTCTCGCAGTGTGTGTTTGAATGA
- a CDS encoding LamG domain-containing protein: protein MRSIAVFMLFASLCSAEMVLRFPFDEDKGTSTADVSGAVTALAQNCTWTDGRSGSALKFTPAEKSAVIVKAPLRVKDISISLWFKSDSDQKDPHLACCIGDGKQGFRIFMNGNIIIWQLPSAEIAWGYRLGATAASVPGQWNHVVCTYDGEAMYIYLNGKAAGSMKRSGSIVTPTVPLIIGAYSDAGTAVFSGSIDDVAVYDNALTLEEAKALYASADAAKGAAKTERIDMNVSAAEAMRNVPNELKNASFEESGQWAMQHPWTTAEGGIAGPRTAQIAYDKDKHHKFLEQTVTVSPNAFYAMRLWFRSEFTDDTHIVRGLGFFAGNAKNEPLFTYTSHNAEFAYWVPVYHFFNSGESTSAKFSVYLEGYSAAANLWADDAALWKLSDDELKGALIPNADFELNANGDFPVCWADGLGWQKEKRPPLKISTDDSADFIRGKSSLKLDGSSFTAADTENGVVSVAVPAITGKEYRLSVWMKAEKPETAARLMIDGHQPGKTHWFKQTYVTLDTAWRRFTFDARIPDAADAKYYLPARLVMARIMVKGPNVIWADEVKLTQK from the coding sequence ATGCGTTCGATAGCCGTTTTCATGCTGTTCGCATCGCTTTGTTCAGCGGAGATGGTCCTGCGTTTCCCCTTCGACGAGGACAAGGGGACAAGCACCGCCGATGTCTCCGGCGCCGTTACTGCTCTCGCTCAGAATTGTACCTGGACGGACGGGCGGTCCGGGAGCGCGCTCAAATTCACGCCGGCGGAAAAGTCCGCGGTCATCGTGAAGGCGCCGCTTCGGGTAAAGGACATATCGATATCGCTCTGGTTCAAGAGCGACAGTGATCAGAAAGATCCGCATCTTGCCTGCTGCATCGGCGACGGCAAGCAGGGGTTCCGCATCTTCATGAACGGCAACATCATCATCTGGCAGCTCCCGTCAGCGGAGATAGCCTGGGGGTACCGGCTCGGCGCAACGGCAGCGAGCGTACCCGGACAGTGGAATCATGTCGTGTGCACGTATGACGGCGAGGCGATGTATATCTATCTCAACGGCAAAGCGGCGGGATCGATGAAACGAAGCGGCTCCATCGTAACTCCCACCGTGCCGCTTATCATCGGCGCCTACAGCGATGCGGGCACAGCGGTGTTCTCCGGATCCATCGACGACGTCGCTGTCTACGACAATGCGCTTACGCTCGAGGAGGCGAAGGCGCTCTATGCATCGGCGGATGCGGCAAAGGGTGCTGCGAAGACGGAACGTATCGATATGAACGTGTCAGCGGCGGAGGCGATGCGGAATGTCCCCAATGAATTGAAGAACGCATCGTTCGAGGAGAGCGGCCAGTGGGCCATGCAGCATCCCTGGACGACGGCTGAGGGCGGTATTGCAGGACCGCGTACCGCACAGATAGCGTACGATAAGGACAAACATCACAAATTCCTTGAGCAGACCGTGACCGTATCCCCGAACGCGTTCTATGCGATGCGCCTCTGGTTTCGCTCGGAATTTACGGACGATACGCATATCGTACGCGGGCTCGGCTTCTTCGCCGGCAATGCGAAGAACGAACCGCTCTTCACCTACACATCGCACAATGCCGAGTTCGCGTATTGGGTGCCCGTGTATCATTTCTTCAATTCGGGAGAAAGCACATCGGCGAAATTCTCGGTGTATCTTGAGGGCTATTCCGCGGCCGCCAACCTCTGGGCCGACGATGCCGCGCTCTGGAAATTATCGGACGACGAGCTCAAAGGGGCTCTCATACCCAATGCCGATTTTGAACTGAACGCGAACGGCGATTTCCCCGTGTGCTGGGCCGACGGCTTGGGCTGGCAGAAGGAAAAACGCCCGCCGCTGAAAATATCGACCGATGACTCCGCCGATTTCATACGCGGCAAAAGCAGCCTAAAGCTTGACGGTTCATCGTTCACGGCAGCGGATACGGAGAACGGCGTCGTGTCCGTGGCCGTACCCGCGATCACCGGAAAGGAATATCGTCTTTCTGTCTGGATGAAAGCAGAGAAGCCCGAGACCGCGGCGAGGCTCATGATAGACGGACATCAGCCGGGAAAGACGCACTGGTTCAAGCAGACCTATGTCACGCTCGATACCGCCTGGCGGCGCTTTACTTTCGACGCGCGCATACCAGATGCTGCTGACGCGAAATACTATCTTCCCGCGCGGCTTGTCATGGCGCGCATCATGGTCAAAGGCCCGAACGTCATCTGGGCCGACGAAGTCAAACTTACACAGAAATAG